From the Streptomyces syringium genome, one window contains:
- a CDS encoding VOC family protein yields the protein MKPPAIAPCLGVPDTQATVDFYEKLGFSALPAGDDPDDDLRILLFEGDFALMVYRDEHLRGWLPVLKDTPVGAFGMFYLAVDDFDTYVERIRPLVTVQKEVEHHGDKIFYFTDLNGYVIGVNQKRTR from the coding sequence ATGAAGCCTCCCGCCATCGCGCCGTGCCTGGGCGTTCCCGACACCCAGGCGACCGTCGACTTCTACGAGAAGCTCGGCTTCAGCGCCCTGCCCGCCGGTGACGACCCCGACGACGACCTGCGCATCCTCCTCTTCGAGGGCGACTTCGCGCTGATGGTCTACCGCGACGAGCACCTGCGGGGCTGGCTGCCCGTGCTCAAGGACACCCCGGTCGGCGCGTTCGGCATGTTCTACCTGGCCGTCGACGACTTCGACACCTATGTCGAACGCATCAGGCCCCTGGTCACCGTTCAGAAGGAAGTGGAGCACCACGGAGACAAGATCTTCTACTTCACCGACCTGAACGGTTACGTCATCGGCGTGAACCAGAAGCGGACCCGGTGA
- a CDS encoding DUF397 domain-containing protein: protein MPAIRVSLSNVQWRKSTYSDDQEDCLEVADNIPTGIVAVRDSKHPHRPALIFHPTAWQRFVTAVRNGSGYASGARFR, encoded by the coding sequence ATGCCAGCCATACGAGTGAGCCTAAGCAACGTCCAGTGGCGTAAATCGACGTACAGCGACGACCAGGAAGACTGTCTCGAAGTCGCCGACAACATACCCACCGGCATCGTGGCTGTCCGCGACAGCAAGCACCCACACCGCCCCGCTCTCATATTCCACCCCACCGCGTGGCAACGCTTCGTCACCGCCGTCCGGAACGGCAGCGGCTACGCCTCGGGAGCCCGCTTCAGGTAG
- a CDS encoding serine hydrolase domain-containing protein, giving the protein MKPSRIRLRRSCVAVAAAGALIAPVAAGGAASGATAPALIVPAAAATDHDKDFRHLTPAVAARLDAAVRDLMRETQVPGVTVGLWTPGKGSYVRTFGLADKATGAPMATDLYTRIGSETKTFTVTALLRLVDQRKLGLDDPIGKYVKGVPNGDRITLRELAGMRSGLFNYSEDEDFIKALEADPRRPFPPQELLDYSFKHPVQFEPGAQFAYCNTNLILLGLVVEKVTGRPLHEVVKQDVLKPAELHRTIFPTGAEIPDPHAHGYTNQTPSGKIEDATDWNPTWAWAAGAMISDLQDLRRWARILATGALLSPATQAERLKTTPMDIPGDGYGLGIFNIQGWIGHNGSLPGYESLTVYLPEARATLVIVINTDVLHDGQEPSTLFGEAVTRIVSPDHVYPGHKPVAPRQG; this is encoded by the coding sequence GTGAAACCGTCCCGCATTCGGCTGCGCCGGTCCTGCGTGGCCGTTGCCGCCGCAGGTGCGCTCATCGCCCCGGTGGCCGCCGGGGGCGCCGCGTCCGGGGCGACCGCTCCGGCGCTGATCGTCCCCGCAGCCGCCGCCACGGACCATGACAAGGACTTCCGGCACCTCACCCCGGCCGTCGCGGCCAGGCTGGACGCGGCCGTGCGCGACCTGATGCGCGAGACGCAGGTGCCGGGCGTGACCGTGGGGCTGTGGACGCCCGGCAAGGGCAGTTACGTGCGCACCTTCGGCCTTGCGGACAAGGCGACCGGCGCGCCCATGGCGACCGATCTCTACACGCGCATCGGCAGCGAGACCAAGACGTTCACGGTCACCGCCCTGCTTCGGCTGGTCGACCAGCGGAAACTCGGCCTGGACGACCCCATCGGCAAGTACGTCAAGGGCGTTCCGAACGGCGACCGCATCACCCTGCGCGAACTCGCGGGCATGCGCAGCGGGCTCTTCAACTACAGCGAGGACGAGGACTTCATCAAGGCGCTCGAAGCCGATCCCAGACGCCCGTTCCCGCCGCAGGAGTTGCTCGACTACTCCTTCAAGCACCCCGTGCAGTTCGAGCCGGGGGCACAGTTCGCGTACTGCAATACCAATCTGATCCTGCTCGGCCTGGTGGTGGAGAAGGTCACCGGGCGTCCGCTGCACGAGGTCGTCAAGCAGGACGTCCTGAAGCCGGCCGAGCTGCATCGGACGATTTTCCCCACGGGGGCGGAGATCCCGGATCCGCACGCGCACGGGTACACGAACCAGACGCCCTCGGGCAAGATCGAGGACGCGACGGACTGGAACCCCACCTGGGCCTGGGCGGCCGGGGCGATGATCTCCGACCTTCAGGATCTGCGCCGCTGGGCCCGCATCCTCGCCACCGGGGCGCTGCTGTCGCCCGCGACCCAGGCGGAGCGCCTGAAGACCACCCCGATGGACATCCCGGGTGACGGCTACGGGCTGGGCATCTTCAACATCCAGGGCTGGATCGGCCACAACGGCTCGCTGCCCGGCTACGAATCGCTGACCGTCTACCTGCCGGAGGCGCGGGCGACCCTGGTCATTGTCATCAACACCGACGTCCTGCACGACGGGCAGGAGCCCAGCACGCTCTTCGGCGAGGCAGTCACCCGCATCGTGAGCCCCGACCACGTGTACCCCGGCCACAAACCGGTCGCACCCCGGCAGGGCTGA
- a CDS encoding helix-turn-helix domain-containing protein: MKLRKLRIRAGWTQRELGDQIPVHHSQIAKYELGNETPSKDISDLMDKLLGADGDLSDLWVHVERFPHTDAYLKFKELEAKAAAMHKYLAHSVPGLLQTEAYAREMMSHALPWCTADEIEEKVAARLARRDVLAKSVPPLLWVVLDEAVIRRPVGGPSIMCEQLAYLLEASAAPNIEVQVLPFAAGSHAAMGSSVTVLSFDTGPNLVYLEGGALTDLVKDRKRVARYSHMYDRVHAMALSPAASVRWIEKAMEEIGTCQPYE, translated from the coding sequence GTGAAGCTCCGCAAGCTGCGCATCCGGGCCGGTTGGACCCAGCGGGAGCTGGGAGACCAGATCCCGGTCCACCACAGCCAGATCGCCAAGTACGAACTCGGCAACGAGACGCCGTCCAAGGACATCTCTGACCTCATGGACAAGCTCCTGGGTGCGGACGGTGACCTGTCGGACCTGTGGGTCCATGTGGAGCGGTTCCCGCACACGGACGCATACCTCAAGTTCAAGGAGCTCGAGGCCAAGGCTGCTGCTATGCACAAGTACCTGGCGCACTCCGTGCCGGGTCTGTTGCAGACAGAGGCGTATGCGCGCGAGATGATGAGCCACGCGTTGCCATGGTGCACTGCGGACGAAATCGAGGAGAAGGTAGCCGCACGACTCGCCCGGAGGGACGTGCTGGCGAAATCCGTTCCGCCGCTGCTGTGGGTGGTGTTGGACGAGGCGGTCATTCGGCGGCCGGTGGGTGGCCCGTCAATCATGTGTGAACAGTTGGCGTACCTGTTGGAGGCGTCAGCCGCTCCGAACATCGAGGTGCAGGTTCTGCCCTTCGCTGCTGGCAGCCATGCCGCCATGGGTAGTTCGGTGACCGTGTTGTCCTTCGATACCGGTCCGAACCTGGTCTACCTCGAAGGTGGTGCCTTGACGGACCTGGTGAAGGATCGCAAACGGGTGGCTCGGTATTCCCACATGTACGATCGGGTGCACGCCATGGCGCTCTCGCCAGCCGCCTCTGTCAGATGGATCGAGAAGGCAATGGAGGAGATCGGAACATGCCAGCCATACGAGTGA
- a CDS encoding DUF2267 domain-containing protein: MRMQWSAFLDAVQERGEYASPAEAERSARVVLALLGAHLVGGVRSELAARLPEALALVLLNPLQAHEPLAPERFIRATAAWIEGATEKTATWDVSAVLSVVADLAGEDLMNRILFQLPPGYDLFFGRPQPG; encoded by the coding sequence ATGCGTATGCAGTGGTCCGCGTTCCTCGACGCGGTGCAGGAACGCGGTGAATACGCCTCACCCGCGGAGGCCGAACGATCCGCCCGCGTCGTTCTCGCCCTGCTGGGCGCTCATCTGGTGGGCGGGGTACGGTCCGAGCTCGCCGCCCGGCTGCCCGAAGCGCTGGCACTGGTGCTGCTCAACCCCCTCCAGGCGCATGAGCCGCTCGCGCCCGAGAGATTCATCCGGGCCACCGCGGCCTGGATCGAAGGCGCCACCGAGAAGACCGCGACATGGGACGTCAGCGCCGTGCTCAGCGTCGTGGCCGACCTCGCGGGCGAGGACCTGATGAATCGCATCCTGTTCCAGCTTCCGCCGGGCTATGACCTGTTCTTCGGGCGCCCTCAGCCAGGCTGA
- a CDS encoding VOC family protein, which yields MAKSSSKATVGGVKCAAFWGHDGKALADFYAAALGWEVTQTFGDAAAMISDGTTAYVFYTAESFKAPNWPDDELVFHLDLVFDDVEDAEQRLIGLGATKPAHQPGGKHWTVLLDPSEQPFCISARG from the coding sequence ATGGCGAAGAGCAGCAGCAAGGCCACCGTGGGCGGTGTGAAGTGCGCGGCCTTCTGGGGTCACGACGGCAAGGCGCTCGCCGACTTCTACGCCGCCGCCCTGGGCTGGGAGGTCACCCAGACCTTCGGCGACGCGGCAGCGATGATCAGTGACGGCACGACGGCGTACGTCTTCTACACGGCCGAGTCCTTCAAGGCCCCGAACTGGCCGGACGACGAGCTCGTCTTCCACCTCGATCTCGTCTTCGACGACGTCGAAGACGCCGAGCAGCGCCTCATCGGCCTCGGCGCCACCAAGCCCGCCCACCAGCCCGGCGGCAAGCACTGGACCGTTCTGCTGGACCCCTCCGAACAGCCCTTCTGTATCAGCGCCAGGGGCTAG
- a CDS encoding DUF7683 domain-containing protein, which yields MEIADISHNLSASGLRLCGIEGPGTHLPTWGAFVATGCRPDEGRHGVTVTKDDPDFLNSANSAWFHLAEDEGLFDENGEFLLAVPGGPGDKASRTQWARVSLMDSWDIFRNHSAAGSEIFGPEGFPEFVMMSIDGTFVLRATVWGNGSIGLVALPNPRRVETISRYVERRSVNPKTPPHERAEGMNWLSSPGLLAAPQPVPTGRDSVKFIVVSYLKDSDRPDGETDVSEVGVEALADLVGIPAVNLVDVYPLSEGQLAALHRITGLSFDLSSHEYFLESQASGGRRRPAVTWLADGCHGRRHSRHGHPRQLLGRAVAGCIPRDD from the coding sequence ATGGAGATTGCCGATATTTCGCACAATCTATCCGCGTCGGGGTTGCGGCTGTGCGGGATAGAAGGCCCGGGCACGCACCTGCCCACATGGGGCGCGTTCGTCGCCACCGGCTGCCGCCCCGACGAGGGGAGGCATGGCGTCACCGTCACCAAGGACGACCCCGACTTCCTGAACTCCGCGAATTCTGCGTGGTTTCACCTGGCGGAAGACGAGGGGTTGTTCGACGAGAACGGCGAGTTCCTCCTCGCGGTCCCGGGCGGACCGGGAGACAAAGCGTCCAGAACGCAATGGGCGAGGGTAAGCCTCATGGACAGCTGGGACATATTTCGCAACCACTCCGCTGCCGGGTCTGAAATCTTCGGCCCGGAAGGGTTTCCAGAATTCGTCATGATGTCCATTGACGGGACCTTCGTCCTGCGGGCAACCGTCTGGGGCAACGGCTCCATCGGCCTAGTGGCGCTGCCGAATCCTCGGCGCGTGGAGACGATCAGTCGTTACGTCGAGCGTCGCAGCGTCAACCCGAAGACGCCTCCGCACGAGCGCGCTGAGGGTATGAACTGGCTGAGTTCGCCGGGGCTGCTCGCTGCCCCACAACCAGTGCCCACGGGAAGGGACTCCGTGAAGTTCATCGTCGTCTCATATCTGAAGGACTCCGATCGTCCGGATGGCGAGACGGATGTGTCGGAGGTCGGGGTCGAAGCTCTCGCCGACCTGGTCGGTATCCCGGCCGTCAACCTCGTCGACGTCTACCCCCTGAGCGAGGGCCAACTGGCCGCCCTTCACCGGATCACCGGGCTCAGTTTCGATCTGAGTTCCCACGAATACTTCCTGGAATCGCAGGCTTCTGGGGGGAGAAGACGCCCAGCAGTCACTTGGCTGGCCGACGGGTGCCATGGCCGCCGGCACTCGCGTCACGGTCATCCGAGACAGCTCTTGGGACGGGCCGTGGCAGGCTGCATTCCAAGGGACGATTGA
- a CDS encoding 2-phosphosulfolactate phosphatase gives MQTDHGVRFEWGPVGAARLAEDVACLVVVDVLSFTTSVTVAVEAGTHVIPYRWRDETAATFAEQMGAELAVGRRMATTTSPWSLSPAALRRAPFTPRLVLPSPNGSTIAAAARESTVVAASLRNATAVGRWLVDRGYGTSERPVAVIASGERWPDGSLRPALEDLLGAGAVIASLCRHGRDRLSPEATVAAAAFAGVTDVGTTVATSASGRELIDDGYADDVAIATELDACGAVPVLTNGAFAAAG, from the coding sequence ATGCAGACAGACCACGGAGTGCGGTTCGAGTGGGGCCCCGTCGGCGCGGCGCGTCTCGCGGAAGACGTCGCCTGTCTTGTCGTCGTCGATGTGCTCTCGTTCACCACGTCCGTGACGGTGGCGGTGGAGGCGGGGACCCACGTCATTCCCTACCGCTGGCGTGATGAGACAGCCGCGACCTTCGCCGAGCAGATGGGCGCCGAGCTGGCCGTAGGGCGGCGCATGGCCACCACGACATCCCCGTGGTCGCTGTCGCCCGCCGCGTTGCGGCGGGCGCCTTTCACTCCGCGTCTGGTGCTGCCCTCGCCCAACGGATCCACCATCGCCGCCGCTGCCAGGGAATCCACCGTGGTCGCCGCATCCCTGCGGAACGCGACCGCCGTGGGCCGGTGGCTGGTGGATCGGGGCTACGGAACGTCCGAGCGGCCCGTCGCCGTGATCGCCTCGGGCGAGCGCTGGCCCGACGGCAGTCTCAGGCCGGCGCTCGAGGATCTCCTCGGAGCCGGAGCGGTGATCGCCTCACTGTGCCGCCACGGCAGAGACCGGCTCTCGCCCGAGGCGACGGTGGCAGCGGCAGCCTTCGCAGGTGTCACGGACGTCGGCACGACCGTCGCGACCAGCGCCTCGGGCCGGGAACTCATCGACGACGGCTATGCCGACGATGTCGCCATCGCGACGGAGCTGGATGCCTGCGGGGCGGTCCCCGTCCTGACGAACGGGGCGTTCGCCGCCGCCGGGTAG